Proteins from one Oscillatoria nigro-viridis PCC 7112 genomic window:
- a CDS encoding serine/threonine-protein kinase — translation MVWTPGQGLNGDRYIIEGKLGEGGFGVTYLAQKAQNRQRVVIKTLKDDLLSDPDFARYRERFLQEALLLSLCRHPNIVEIDNYFTHGDLPCIAMEYVAGEDLWKWVARRGILSETEALNYIRKAGEAVIVVHEKGLLHRDIKPPNIMVRDNQDAVLIDFGLARGFIPDRTQQMTFGLTHGFAPPEQYGEIGRFAEYTDVYALAATLYYMLTKTPPTAAFMRAFNDPLKPPFQINPNISEAVERAIMKGMEMDETKRPQSVQKWLDMLSQPTLDNCGQRGGVLPTIPSRQPQPQPVKLISVDYSQLDWLLASGKWEEADEETLNKMLEAAGRTEDGWLRREDIDRFPCEDLRTIDQLWVKYSNGNFGFSVQKRIYESLGGTREYDKKIWDAFGQRVGWNVNNRWLYYKNLTFYTAAPKGKLPLGQRRSYIRTSGGLVFGCVDGMWEGYSSLASRLVGCNI, via the coding sequence ATGGTTTGGACACCGGGGCAGGGGTTAAATGGCGATCGGTATATCATTGAAGGCAAGTTAGGTGAGGGCGGCTTTGGGGTCACGTACCTAGCGCAGAAAGCGCAAAACAGGCAGCGGGTTGTGATCAAAACGCTGAAAGACGACTTATTGAGCGATCCAGATTTTGCCCGGTATCGCGAAAGATTCCTGCAAGAGGCACTACTGCTATCTTTGTGCAGGCATCCCAATATTGTGGAAATAGACAACTACTTCACTCACGGTGATTTGCCTTGCATTGCGATGGAATATGTGGCGGGAGAAGATTTGTGGAAATGGGTGGCAAGGCGCGGTATTCTGTCAGAAACAGAAGCTTTAAACTACATCCGCAAAGCAGGAGAAGCCGTAATAGTTGTTCACGAAAAAGGTTTATTACATCGGGATATCAAGCCACCAAACATTATGGTGCGTGACAATCAAGATGCAGTTTTGATTGATTTTGGTTTGGCGCGGGGTTTTATTCCCGATCGCACTCAGCAAATGACTTTTGGATTAACACATGGTTTTGCGCCTCCCGAACAGTACGGGGAAATTGGCAGATTTGCTGAGTACACAGATGTTTATGCTCTGGCGGCAACGCTATACTATATGCTAACGAAAACACCACCAACTGCTGCATTTATGAGGGCTTTCAATGATCCTTTAAAGCCGCCGTTTCAGATTAATCCTAATATTAGCGAGGCGGTGGAGCGGGCAATTATGAAAGGGATGGAAATGGATGAGACAAAGCGCCCTCAGTCGGTTCAAAAATGGTTGGATATGCTTTCTCAACCTACCCTTGATAATTGTGGGCAAAGAGGGGGTGTTTTGCCAACGATTCCTAGCCGGCAGCCACAGCCACAACCTGTAAAATTGATTTCAGTTGATTATAGTCAACTCGATTGGCTGTTGGCTAGCGGAAAATGGGAAGAGGCTGATGAGGAAACGTTGAATAAGATGCTGGAAGCAGCAGGGAGAACAGAGGATGGGTGGCTCAGAAGGGAAGATATCGATCGATTCCCCTGTGAAGACTTACGAACTATTGACCAACTTTGGGTAAAATACAGTAACGGAAATTTCGGTTTTTCGGTGCAGAAACGCATCTATGAAAGTCTGGGGGGAACCAGAGAATATGATAAGAAAATTTGGGACGCTTTTGGCCAGCGGGTGGGTTGGAATGTGAATAACAGATGGTTGTACTACAAAAATCTAACATTTTACACCGCAGCACCAAAGGGGAAACTCCCTTTAGGGCAGCGGAGGAGCTATATTCGGACCTCGGGGGGGCTCGTTTTTGGGTGTGTGGACGGGATGTGGGAAGGGTACTCTTCTCTCGCGTCGAGACTTGTAGGCTGTAACATCTAA
- a CDS encoding type II toxin-antitoxin system PemK/MazF family toxin, whose amino-acid sequence MVNYIPERGHFIRLNFDPQSGHEQMGTRPALVVSQTKFNRKMGFVFVCPISNTQRKNPFYVPIPEGETITGVIMTDQLRSLDYSARQASFLSECRADIIEEVLRRIQPILFEKMTVDE is encoded by the coding sequence TTGGTAAACTATATCCCCGAACGAGGTCATTTTATTCGCCTCAATTTTGACCCTCAATCAGGACACGAACAAATGGGGACTAGGCCTGCACTGGTGGTAAGTCAAACTAAATTTAACCGAAAAATGGGGTTTGTGTTTGTTTGTCCCATCAGCAACACACAACGCAAAAATCCGTTTTATGTTCCCATTCCCGAAGGTGAAACGATAACAGGTGTAATTATGACGGATCAACTCCGCTCTTTAGATTATAGCGCAAGGCAGGCAAGTTTTCTTAGTGAATGTCGAGCAGATATAATTGAGGAAGTTTTGAGGCGAATTCAACCTATTTTGTTTGAGAAGATGACTGTTGATGAATAG
- a CDS encoding AbrB/MazE/SpoVT family DNA-binding domain-containing protein has translation MTAKIHISKLGNSLALPIPDYIVKFLNLKAEDSVICSIENGKLVIEPVNNKISKYTLDELLAGEIESSEEVSWGKPEGEEVW, from the coding sequence ATGACAGCCAAAATACACATCAGCAAATTAGGTAATTCCTTGGCTTTGCCAATACCAGACTACATAGTAAAGTTTCTCAACCTTAAAGCCGAAGATTCAGTAATTTGCAGCATAGAAAATGGGAAACTGGTCATAGAGCCTGTAAATAATAAAATATCAAAGTATACCCTAGATGAATTATTGGCAGGCGAAATAGAATCTAGCGAAGAAGTCTCTTGGGGAAAACCAGAAGGAGAGGAAGTTTGGTAA
- a CDS encoding Uma2 family endonuclease, producing the protein MSVIAAKWTIAQYHQMISAGILEHRRVELLKGEIVEMSPEGEAHAYFSSEAGAYLIRLLGDRATIRSAKPITLPNNSEPEPDIAIVQPLGRTYLEHHPYPENIFWLIEYSDSTLIKDLETKTKIYAEVGIPEYWVVNLKNRQLVVFRDPQDGDYASKFTLTGGTVNPIAFPDVIISVSAIVSN; encoded by the coding sequence ATGAGCGTAATTGCAGCCAAATGGACGATCGCCCAATACCACCAAATGATATCTGCAGGCATCTTGGAACATCGGCGCGTAGAGTTGCTAAAAGGAGAAATCGTAGAAATGTCGCCGGAAGGAGAAGCCCACGCCTATTTTAGCAGCGAAGCAGGAGCATATCTGATCCGGCTGTTAGGCGATCGCGCTACAATCCGATCGGCAAAACCAATTACCCTTCCTAACAACTCGGAACCAGAACCAGATATTGCGATCGTACAGCCCTTGGGCCGCACATACCTCGAACATCACCCCTATCCAGAAAATATTTTTTGGCTGATTGAATACTCTGATTCCACTCTCATCAAAGACTTGGAGACGAAAACGAAAATCTATGCTGAAGTCGGAATCCCCGAATACTGGGTAGTTAACCTCAAAAACAGACAGTTGGTCGTATTTCGAGACCCCCAAGACGGAGATTACGCTTCCAAATTCACGCTAACAGGTGGAACAGTTAACCCGATCGCATTTCCCGATGTAATTATATCCGTAAGTGCGATCGTCAGCAATTAA
- the ispG gene encoding (E)-4-hydroxy-3-methylbut-2-enyl-diphosphate synthase codes for MQTLPNPTKTASSQPIFDTTIKRRKTRPVKVGSVTIGGGNPVVVQSMINEDTLDIDGSVAGIRRLHEIGCEIVRVTVPSMAHAKALAEIKQKLHATYQPVPLVADVHHNGMKIALEVAKHVDKVRINPGLYVFEKPKADRTEYTDAEFAEIGEKIRETLEPLVISLRDQGKALRIGVNHGSLAERMLFTYGDTPEGMVESALEFIKICESLDFRNIVLSLKASRAPVMVAAYRLMVHRMDELGMDYPLHLGVTEAGDGEYGRIKSTAGLAPLLADGIGDTIRVSLTEAPEKEIPVCYSILQALGLRKTMVEYVACPSCGRTLFNLEEVLHKVREATKHLTGLDIAVMGCIVNGPGEMADADYGYVGKQPGYISLYRGREEIKKVPEDRGVAELIDLIKSDDRWVDP; via the coding sequence ATGCAAACTCTACCAAATCCAACTAAAACCGCATCTAGCCAACCGATTTTCGACACCACCATCAAACGCCGCAAAACCCGTCCCGTCAAAGTCGGTAGCGTCACCATCGGCGGCGGCAACCCCGTCGTAGTACAGTCGATGATTAACGAAGACACCCTCGACATCGACGGTTCAGTCGCCGGAATTCGCCGCTTGCACGAGATTGGCTGCGAAATCGTCCGCGTCACCGTGCCCAGCATGGCCCACGCCAAAGCATTAGCCGAAATCAAGCAAAAACTGCACGCCACCTACCAACCCGTGCCCCTCGTCGCCGATGTCCACCACAACGGCATGAAAATTGCCCTCGAAGTGGCGAAACACGTAGACAAAGTGAGAATCAATCCCGGACTTTACGTGTTCGAGAAGCCGAAAGCCGACAGAACCGAATACACCGATGCCGAATTCGCGGAAATTGGCGAAAAAATTCGCGAAACCCTGGAACCTCTGGTAATTTCCCTGCGCGACCAAGGCAAAGCTTTGCGAATCGGCGTCAATCACGGTTCCCTCGCCGAACGGATGCTGTTTACCTACGGCGACACGCCCGAAGGCATGGTAGAATCCGCCCTGGAATTCATCAAAATTTGCGAATCCCTCGACTTCCGAAATATCGTACTTTCCCTGAAAGCCTCCCGCGCGCCGGTGATGGTGGCTGCTTACCGCTTGATGGTGCACCGGATGGACGAACTCGGCATGGATTACCCGCTGCATTTGGGCGTCACGGAAGCAGGAGACGGCGAATACGGCCGCATCAAATCCACCGCAGGGCTGGCACCTTTGTTAGCTGACGGTATCGGCGACACCATCCGCGTCTCGCTGACAGAGGCCCCTGAAAAGGAGATTCCGGTTTGCTACAGCATTCTGCAAGCCTTGGGACTGCGGAAAACGATGGTTGAGTATGTCGCTTGTCCTTCCTGCGGTCGCACTTTGTTTAATCTAGAGGAAGTGTTACACAAAGTGAGAGAGGCGACGAAGCATCTCACCGGTTTGGATATAGCAGTAATGGGCTGTATTGTCAATGGCCCGGGAGAAATGGCTGATGCTGATTACGGCTACGTCGGGAAGCAGCCGGGTTATATTTCGCTGTACCGGGGCCGGGAAGAAATTAAGAAGGTGCCGGAAGACCGAGGCGTGGCAGAATTGATTGACTTGATTAAATCGGACGATCGCTGGGTCGATCCTTAG
- a CDS encoding type II toxin-antitoxin system HicB family antitoxin, with protein sequence MKNLTQLTQLELVLLELVAKGQGKWSWYELANALSRRDVPREPDMMVVLKKLAADGLVKRYVETNSPRDRWELTPEGSMVLANAKADSQSRIIRYAIAIQKSESNYSAYVPDLPGCVATATTIEEVEQQIKAAIVFHLEELRQSGSSIPEARTLCKYVEV encoded by the coding sequence ATGAAAAACCTAACTCAATTAACCCAGCTTGAATTAGTGCTGCTGGAATTAGTAGCTAAAGGTCAAGGAAAGTGGAGTTGGTACGAACTCGCGAATGCACTTTCCCGTCGAGATGTACCGCGAGAACCTGACATGATGGTTGTCTTAAAAAAACTGGCTGCTGATGGCTTGGTTAAACGATATGTAGAAACTAATTCGCCTCGCGACAGATGGGAATTGACGCCAGAAGGATCTATGGTGTTGGCAAACGCAAAAGCAGATAGTCAAAGCAGAATTATACGTTATGCAATTGCGATCCAGAAATCAGAAAGCAATTATTCTGCTTATGTTCCAGATTTACCCGGATGCGTAGCAACAGCGACAACTATCGAGGAAGTAGAACAGCAAATTAAAGCAGCCATAGTTTTTCATTTGGAAGAGTTGCGTCAATCTGGTTCGTCTATTCCTGAAGCCAGGACTTTATGCAAATATGTTGAAGTTTAA
- a CDS encoding Rpn family recombination-promoting nuclease/putative transposase, producing the protein MRFISPKTDFAFKKIFASSEHPEILISFLNAMLYNGEPTIQELEIIDPYSAGSVTGLKDTYLDVKAKITGNKTVIVEMQVLNVAAFEKRVVYNAAKTYSTQLKAGEGYLKLNPVIALTITDFILFENTEKLISNFEFTETEEKFVYPNCELKLVFVELPKFKKELNQLETLPEKWIYFMKNAPSLEAVPDKLGSIEEINTALGIANRANLTLDELNDVDKREMFIQDQIGSVMKGIEIGIQQGIERGIQQGIERGKIEGEIGLIMRQIVRRVGDVTEEVQTRIQGLSAEQLDDLGEALLDFRSQEDLIAWLESAAG; encoded by the coding sequence ATGCGTTTCATCAGTCCCAAAACAGACTTTGCATTCAAAAAAATATTCGCTTCTTCCGAACATCCAGAAATTTTAATCAGCTTCCTAAATGCAATGCTGTATAACGGAGAACCAACAATCCAAGAATTAGAAATCATTGACCCTTATTCAGCCGGAAGCGTTACAGGATTGAAAGACACTTACCTGGATGTCAAAGCCAAGATTACCGGCAACAAAACAGTGATTGTTGAAATGCAGGTACTCAACGTCGCCGCCTTTGAAAAACGGGTAGTGTACAATGCAGCCAAAACCTATTCTACTCAACTCAAAGCCGGAGAAGGTTATTTAAAGTTAAATCCGGTCATTGCTTTAACCATCACCGACTTTATCTTATTTGAAAACACCGAAAAACTAATTTCTAATTTTGAATTCACAGAAACCGAAGAGAAATTCGTCTATCCCAACTGCGAGTTAAAGTTAGTGTTTGTGGAGTTACCGAAATTCAAAAAAGAATTGAATCAACTCGAAACTCTGCCGGAAAAATGGATCTACTTTATGAAGAACGCGCCCTCTTTAGAAGCAGTACCAGATAAATTGGGGTCTATTGAAGAGATTAATACCGCGCTGGGAATTGCCAACAGAGCAAATTTGACACTTGACGAATTGAATGATGTAGACAAGCGAGAAATGTTTATCCAAGACCAAATCGGGTCTGTGATGAAAGGGATAGAAATTGGTATACAACAGGGGATTGAACGGGGAATACAACAAGGAATCGAAAGGGGTAAAATTGAAGGGGAAATAGGATTAATTATGCGTCAGATAGTGCGGCGGGTGGGTGATGTTACAGAGGAAGTTCAAACTCGCATCCAGGGGTTATCTGCGGAACAGTTAGATGATTTGGGAGAAGCTTTGTTGGATTTTAGGAGTCAAGAGGATTTGATCGCGTGGTTGGAGTCGGCGGCGGGATGA